The Actinomycetota bacterium genome contains the following window.
GAACATCCGGGGGATCGAGTAGGCGAAGGTGGGGTTGCCCTTTACCCAGAGCTTGCCCTGCATAAAGGCCTTGACCCCGCCGAGCTCCTCGGTGATCAGCCGGACGAAGTTGGGAAGGGAGACGAGGATCGTGGTGTCGGCCTTGCCCACGTCGCCCTGCCGGTGTTCGGAGGTGACTACATCGCCCTTGATCTCGACCCGGAAGTAGTGGGTGCGATCCTCGGTGGTTATCTCGAACCCGATGACGCAGTCCTTGGACTGGTCGGGGTCCAGCTCCAGCGGGAGGATCGCCATGACTATGTCCAGGAAGACGGGCGGTTTCCCAAGGATGTTGACCAACTCCATGATCTGAGCGTCGGTCTTGCCCTTCGTCTGCTCCAATAAATAGACCCGCTCTGCTGACATAGCTTCTCCTGGCTTGAGATCTCGCCGCTCGAAATGACCATCGAGCCACCAACCAATGTTACATACATTGTTGGCAACATGGAATAGGGCAAATCAACTTCTGATTCAACTGTAAGGCCGTTCACATCTAAGCGGGCCCCCGCTAACCAGAACCGATGCGGACCAGGCGCGACGTGCCCGACTCGGCTCCCCACACCTCTCCCGGCCTCCCGAGCAGCTGCCTTACGTTTGCATTCGGCCTCCTAGACGGAAAAGCTTGGAACTGCTCGGTTCCGGGGTCGAAGCGGAGGATCGCGTTGGCGCCGAAGTCGGTGACCCACACTGCGTCGGTGTCGTCGACGAAGACCGCATAGGGCTGCGGGTTGTCCCCCGGCAGGGGCCACTCCTTCCACTCCTCGGTGGCCGGGTCAAAACGGCCGAGCTTGCCGGCGAACCACTCGGCCACCCACAGCTTGCCGGACGAGTCGCTCCACACCCGGCGGGCGCCGCCGCCGGCGGTCGGCACGTCGAAGGACTTGATCTCGCCGGTGGCGGAGTCGATGCGGGCGATGTAGCTGCCGGCCAGCGAGGAGAACCAGACGGTGCCGTCCGGGGTGCTCGTTATCCCGTAGGGGCCCCGGCCCTTGGGGGCCGGGAAGGTCTTGACCTCGCCGTTGGGGTCGACCCTGCCGTAGATCCCGCCCTGGCCGGTGAACCAGAGCACCCCGCTTCCGTCGAATGCCGCGGTGTTCAGGTTGGCGCTGCCGCCGGGCAGGTCGAAGCGCTTCACCTCTCTGGAGCCGGCGTCGACCCGAACGATCGCGTTGAGGCCGCCGTCGGTGATCCAGGCGGCGCCGTCCGACCCGGTGATCACCCCGTGGGGCGCCGACCCGTTGCCGAGGTCGATCAGCTCGACTTTGCCCGAGGCCGGGTCCAAATGTCCCAGCTGTCCGGAGCCCTGGGCGGTGAACCAGACGCCGCCATCGGCCGCCGGCGCCACGTCGTGAGGACGGGTGCCCGTGGGAACCGCGAACTCTGCGACCGACAGTTCGGCGGTGGTGGTGGTCTCGGGTGCCTGGACCGATGGTGACTCGGAAGCCGGGGTCGCCTCGCCCTCCGGCTCCGGCGAACCGCAGGCCGCCATCCCGATCGCCAGAGCGAGAGCGGCGGCCCTATTTCGGAACTGGCCTAATCTCATGCCGGTTACCTGAAGTTGTGTGGTCTCTCAAATTTAGATCAAGTCGCGGGCCTGAGCAGAGTGCCCATCTTCGGCTGCCTGGCGACGGCACCGCTCACAAGACCGGCCACCAACGGAACCACGAAGACGACCGTAGCGATCGTCACCCAGGGAATCACCAGCGGAAGCCGGTCCGGTCCGGGGTCCTGCGACGCCCACAGCGCCACCACCGGCATCAGGCCGGCCGGAACCGCCAGGACGGCAGCCATCAGGGCAAGCACCGCCGAAGTCGCCCCTACGAGCTTGCGGTGAAACATCGGATCGGCGCCCACCGAGACCAGAATCTCCCGGGACCTGCGCGTTTCCGAGGCGACCAGCGCAGATGCAACTGCCACGACGACCAGCGCCACGGGCAGGCTGGCGCCTGTGACCACGGCGCGCCCCAGCGCGTAGTCGGGCAGGTTTCGTTCCTCCTCGGCGTCGGACCTGCTGGTCTCGTAGGCCTCCCTGCTGTACGAGTAGGCCGAGGTCGCAATGGGCACGGACAGCGCAATCACCGCGGCGGCCACCGCAGCCCCCGTCCGGCGGCCGTGCCTCGCCGCGTCGCGGGCGGCAAGTCGTCCGGTCATCGGCAGTCGTGAGGCGATCCGCCCAACGAATCCAACCAGCAATGGAATCGAGAACAAAAAGCCGGACAGCATCGCGATCAGGCCCCCCGCCTGGAAGATGTCGTAGTCGGTCTCCGTGCCCAGGACAGTGAGCACAACGCCCGCCGCAACGATCAGCAGGCCGAACCCCGCCACCCGTCCCGGCGGCCGGGGCGGGGCGCTCCGTCCTGCAAGCGCGTCGACGGTGCTGAGTCTGGCTGCGGCCCGGGCCGGCGCAAGCGCGGCCAGGGTCGCGGCCGCGGTGCCCATAACAACCGCTCCAAGTAGCGCCAACACATTGACCCGGACTGGGCCGACGGAGTGGTCCACGAAGTCGTCGAAGAACGGATGAAGGAGGTATGCGGCCGCGACCCCGAGGACGGCGCCGGCAACCGAGCCCACGAATCCCAGGCTGGTCCCGCCGAGAAGAACGACTGCCCGGACGTGCCGGCGGTCACCGCCGATAGCGCCTACGAGACCCAGCTCTCTAAGTTGCCGGCGGGCGCCCACGACAAAGGCGGCGGCCGAGATCAATCCTGTGGCGAACAGGGCGAAGGCTCCGCCGACAAAAGAAACGGCCTCCCACAAAGCGGCTTCGGCTGGGGTGGATAACGACGTCCTCGCAATCGTTGCCACCCCGGTCACCAGCATCACCGGGAACGCCACCATGAAGACGACCAGCGCGCTCCGGCGGGGGTTGCGTCGTGCGCCCCTCCACGCAATTCGCCCGGCCGCCCGTGCGGGCGCCAGCCTCACTTGGTGACCCGTCCCAGCAACGACTCGGGGCCCTGGGGATGCTCTGTTTCGTCGACGATACGGCCATCCCGCAGAAAAACGACACGGTCCGCCCACGCCGCGAACCGGGCGTCGTGGGTGACAAGCACCCCCGCGCCACCCGACTCGCAGTGCCGGCGCATCAGCCGAAGGACCCCTTCGCCGGTTACGGTGTCGAGGGCTCCCGTAGGTTCGTCCGCCAGGAGCAGCACCCGGTCGCCGACCACGGCGCGGGCGATGGCGGTGCGCTGCTGTTCGCCGCCGGACATCTGCTCGGGAAACCGGTTGGCCAGCTCGCCCAAGGCCATCAGTTCCAGGGCATTCATCGCCGAGATCATCGCCTGGCGTCGGGAGGAGCCGTCGAGCTCGAGCGGCAGCGACACGTTCTCCACCGCGGTCAGCCCGTCGATCAGATTGTACTGCTGGAAGACGTATCCGACGCGCCGCCGCCGCAACTTCGCCAGCTCCGACGCGTCCAGCCGGGCGAGCGAGCGCCCCTCGACCAGCACCTCTCCCGAGGTCGGCCGTTCGAGCCCGCCGGCGAGCGACAGCAGCGTCGTCTTTCCCGACCCGCTCGGTCCCATCACCGCCACCAGGGCGCCCGGCTCGACCTCAAGGTCGGCGTCGACCAGTGCGTCCACGCGTAGGTGGCCGCGGCCGTGCACGCGAGACACTCCTTTGAGCTCCAGTACCGGCGTCATAGAGTCACCTGGTCGTTCCGGGCGGGCGCATCCTCCGAGAGCAACTCGCCGGACTCGTTGTGAGGGTGGTCGCGAATCGAAAGGAGCCGGGCTTCGCATGCATCGAGCCAGCGAACGCGGGCTTCGGCCTGGAAGATGAGCGAGTCCAGCAGGAACAGCCATCCGAGGTCCGCATCGGCCGGGGAGTCCCGCTTCAGGCGGGTGTAGTCCTGAAGCAACTCGACGGCGTGGCGCCGTTCTGCCTGGATCACCCGGCTTCCATCGACCTCGCTCCGCCGGGCGACCATGACCAGCTTGAGCACCAGCTCCTCACGCGACGGGGCGCCGCCTGCCGGCTCGTCGAACCACCTGCCGAGGGTTGCCCGGCCCTGCTCGGTGATCTCGTAGAACTTGTGGCCCTTGGCGTCTTCGTCGACTAGAACTGCGACCAGGCCATCCCGCTGCAGCCGATCGAGGGTGGTGTAGACCTGCCCGACGTTCAACGGCCAAACCCCTCCGGTGCGCCCTTCGAAACGGTTCTTCAATTGAAGCCCGTAACCGGGCCGCTCGTCGAGGATGGCCAGCAGACTCATTCCTACAGACACGTTGCCTCCCTTAGGTACCGTACCGCCTTGTATACTCAGTATACTCAGCGGCCGTCAACCCGAGCCGCACTCCCTCAAACTATTTCTCAACCGATCTTGACATCGTTTGATGTAACAGTCTATGCTGCATCTATTGGGAGTTTGGGAAGGGAGAAGGCAATGGCACAGTCGGTAGTAGCCCCAGTTGGACGTGGTTCGGCGGTCTCACGGGTTCGTGTCGAGTCGGTTGGGGTTGCCCGGCCGTCGCAGCACTGGGGCGAGCGGGCGGTGGCCCTGGTCCTTGCCTTCGTGGCGGTAATCCTGAACGCCACCCTGGTGGGCGCGCTGGTCGGCATGCCGCTCTTCCTGCTGGCGATGCACCTGATGATGGAGTCTTTGGAGCAGTAATTCCGCAGGGGGGCCAGTTGGGCCGGCGAGCCGTCCGGGCAGGGACGGTTCGCCGGCTCATCTTGTTTCTGAAGAGTCCGGTTCGAGCGACGGGTTAAACGGATTAATGAGTGAGTCGGCGTGCTTGCTTTGATAAGGCCCTAGTTACTCGGCCGATCTCGTCGCCCACTCGATC
Protein-coding sequences here:
- a CDS encoding FtsX-like permease family protein, yielding MRLAPARAAGRIAWRGARRNPRRSALVVFMVAFPVMLVTGVATIARTSLSTPAEAALWEAVSFVGGAFALFATGLISAAAFVVGARRQLRELGLVGAIGGDRRHVRAVVLLGGTSLGFVGSVAGAVLGVAAAYLLHPFFDDFVDHSVGPVRVNVLALLGAVVMGTAAATLAALAPARAAARLSTVDALAGRSAPPRPPGRVAGFGLLIVAAGVVLTVLGTETDYDIFQAGGLIAMLSGFLFSIPLLVGFVGRIASRLPMTGRLAARDAARHGRRTGAAVAAAVIALSVPIATSAYSYSREAYETSRSDAEEERNLPDYALGRAVVTGASLPVALVVVAVASALVASETRRSREILVSVGADPMFHRKLVGATSAVLALMAAVLAVPAGLMPVVALWASQDPGPDRLPLVIPWVTIATVVFVVPLVAGLVSGAVARQPKMGTLLRPAT
- a CDS encoding PadR family transcriptional regulator: MSVGMSLLAILDERPGYGLQLKNRFEGRTGGVWPLNVGQVYTTLDRLQRDGLVAVLVDEDAKGHKFYEITEQGRATLGRWFDEPAGGAPSREELVLKLVMVARRSEVDGSRVIQAERRHAVELLQDYTRLKRDSPADADLGWLFLLDSLIFQAEARVRWLDACEARLLSIRDHPHNESGELLSEDAPARNDQVTL
- a CDS encoding ABC transporter ATP-binding protein, with protein sequence MTPVLELKGVSRVHGRGHLRVDALVDADLEVEPGALVAVMGPSGSGKTTLLSLAGGLERPTSGEVLVEGRSLARLDASELAKLRRRRVGYVFQQYNLIDGLTAVENVSLPLELDGSSRRQAMISAMNALELMALGELANRFPEQMSGGEQQRTAIARAVVGDRVLLLADEPTGALDTVTGEGVLRLMRRHCESGGAGVLVTHDARFAAWADRVVFLRDGRIVDETEHPQGPESLLGRVTK
- a CDS encoding lyase, yielding MRLGQFRNRAAALALAIGMAACGSPEPEGEATPASESPSVQAPETTTTAELSVAEFAVPTGTRPHDVAPAADGGVWFTAQGSGQLGHLDPASGKVELIDLGNGSAPHGVITGSDGAAWITDGGLNAIVRVDAGSREVKRFDLPGGSANLNTAAFDGSGVLWFTGQGGIYGRVDPNGEVKTFPAPKGRGPYGITSTPDGTVWFSSLAGSYIARIDSATGEIKSFDVPTAGGGARRVWSDSSGKLWVAEWFAGKLGRFDPATEEWKEWPLPGDNPQPYAVFVDDTDAVWVTDFGANAILRFDPGTEQFQAFPSRRPNANVRQLLGRPGEVWGAESGTSRLVRIGSG
- a CDS encoding SCP2 sterol-binding domain-containing protein, with protein sequence MSAERVYLLEQTKGKTDAQIMELVNILGKPPVFLDIVMAILPLELDPDQSKDCVIGFEITTEDRTHYFRVEIKGDVVTSEHRQGDVGKADTTILVSLPNFVRLITEELGGVKAFMQGKLWVKGNPTFAYSIPRMFPFIEKREKEAVS